TCCATTTGTAAGTTAACGGTCAACCTAACGGTCAAACAGACTGTTTGTTTAGGTGCGGGCCCAACCTGTCATAATCACGATCAACTTTGAATCACTTGAcgatttgggttttttgaaacagccgacCACCCATTTGGTAGTTATCTGAGAAAAAATTAAAACCggtagttttttggaaccctagcctgtaaagtagtagttttatgctatttactcacACATACTGCCCTTCACCTTCATCCAACAATCTATGTGTGTAAATGCCGTCCCTCTGTCCTATGGTACGTCATGGCAACGCATATGGGCTACGTAATGTGTAGATCAACATTGAGTGCATGATTCAATAAGTTGGGCAGGAAGAAGCAAAACTTACGATCTCCTCTGCCGCGCACAATGGCTACCTTGCCTCCAGCCGACCAACCACATCACAAAACTTGGTGACAGAGGTCTGGATGGCGTACCATCGATAAAATAACGACCTTTCATTGTGTTGTTGGACGAGGTGCATGTCGTAGGGAACATTGTGCTTTCGTGCGTGAAACGAATGATGCACACGCTACGAGAAGGTCCTCCCTCTGCTCCTACCTATGAAATACACGGATACGGTATCCACGCATAGCAAAACAACTCATCCTCCATGGTCGAATAACCCGCCATCCTTCACACTCTAGAAAAACGACATGACGTTAAAAAATTAGCTCAATGACATTTGACCGAACACCTACCGGGCATGGTGTCTGCCATGGACGACGTTGACATGGGGGGCGAAGTGTACCTGACTACGGACAGTTCTGGGTGGACGACACCATGGTGCATGGTGAGTGGGCGCGTCAGTGCTGGTTGCGGAGGTCCGACCGGAGAGGTACATCGGCGGCGTTGGAGGAGAAGGGTGCAGATGCAAACCAAGGGGAAAGGGGCAGAATGTAAGAAAATGGGACCGAGAGAGGGGATTTAGTGGGCCGTGGGTGTCGGAGTCCTATGTGGTTGTTGGCCGGACTActgcaacccccccccccccccccccccccgctttgCTTCCGAGTTACGTGAAAAAAGTGTGTCCGGACCCGTCGGCGGACCGATACAGGTCTTCGTGGCACTACATGCCCGGACAGCGTGGTCTAGACGTATTGCACGCTGTTAGAGGAGGGTtcgtgttggagatgccctaaggaCACTAATATGGAGGCACATGTCTTAACTAGTCGGGTGGTGGATGCAACATTTTTGTTGCAAGTGGATCCACCAATATTTTTGTTGCAAGTGGATCCACCAATTTGTTATGTAATATATAGTGGGTGGTGTATCTATTTTTCTCCAATGTAATATATTCCATCATGATAAATTTTCATAAAAATAATCATCTTCTTACTTCATAATTATGTTTCAGTGTGCAAGAATATTCACAGTGCTCATCAGTTGAACGGTCCCCATCACTTACTTCATAATTATGTTTGCAATGCAACACATTGGCAGATGCATCTCTTTGGTTCTTGTAAAGACTTGCTTAACACATTGGCAAATGCATCTCTTTGGTTCTTGTAGAGAAGACTTGCTTAACACATTGGCGGATGCTTCTCTTTTGTTCTTGTATTGAAGACCTGCTTAATTACGAGTCATGTTCCAAAGATTGACATCTTGCACAATTTGTTGCAACCACTGGCTTTACAGTTCGGAAATAAACCAGAACCCAAGCATCATAGTATTATTCTTTGCTTCCAGAAGTTCTATACATTTAGTTTCCTTCTCTAATGGGATTCTCACACAAAACTTACATTAGAAAGGTCAAACATTACACTTCTACGAATATCATCCCAATGGGCAAGCAGGTGACCTGAAATCTTGAATTGAGATATCAATATGGATTTGCTCTGTGCATCGATACAAACATCTACTTCAAGATTCCAGAGTCAAAATCCTGTTGCCCGTCCCACGAGAAGCCCACCCTTGCTACCTACAAGCCAAAATTCAGCTGCCAACCAAGCATGCCCTCCGAACACCCCTTCCGTTTCTTATATATTCTCGTATGACTATAGAAAACATACCACGATCTGATCATGCACAAATATCCAAATAGACTTGTGTTGCCGTCATAAGGTTCCTTCACCTGGTTGCTTTGTTATACAAGAACACGAACTGTACAGTACTCCTGGTTCCATCCAGGTCAGGAATTCAGATGTTGGCACATATTGTCAGTCGCTCCAGGCTGGACCAAGGAAATAGGAATCATGCATCAATCCCTGGCCCTGGGTATGCCGGGAGACTCATGATCCGCTTGTCAACCACAGGGGCGCCCACCGTAAAATGGTACAGGCTTTGGAATTCCAGGTCTTTCAAACCAAGCACCTCATGAACTGCAGAACAAATGTACGTAGGAAGTTAATTACATGTTTTATCAAAAAGAAACTTACATTAGACTGTAAGGCATGCTTTCAATATGGAGTGCTAGGCATGCTTGTCTATATGGAGAATAAGAAGAGAACTATATTACAGGTAAAAACTATAGCTACCAAACAATGATGAAAAAATAAAATGAGTTAAGTTTTTGGAAACAAGATTTTCCTAGGGTATCACATAAGTAGTTCATGACTTTCAAACCTCAAAACATAATACTGGTAAATGTGTACTTGTTACAAACTGAATCATTTAGAAGCAACATTAAAAAAATGAGTTGGTCCTAGTAGGAACTAGGGACCAAATTTAATTAGATTGAAGTGAGGATCAAACCCTGATCCCTGGTTGGCCAGCCCACCACCACATGCTGTCAGTCAGTCAGATGCAGGGCCATTGCTTCAATTAACAAACCAGGAAATAGTATAACTCTAGAACTATACAATCTGTTATTGAAGATTAAGCATATGCACATAACATTTTAGTGACCAAAACCAATAAAGCATCAAGATTTCCCGGACCCATAGACACAAGAACACACTCTGCTGATTATCAATTGAAAGGGGGATTCTTGTATCCGCCCGCAATAATTTCCCGCCCTTTAGTGTGGCATTTACAAGTTATTCAGCAAAAGGACCATAAGAGAGCTTAGTCATTCCACCTCCTGATAGTACAATTAGATCTTTAGCTTAAGCTTACTAAATGAACTGCAAGTGTGAAGACAACAAATGCAGCTTTATAGCTTGGTTTGAACCACGTCGCGGTCGATAAGCGTAATTGTGTTCAGCACAATGGTGGGTTCTAAATCGGTTGTTCAGAGAGGAAAATTCGGTACCAGCAAATGAAGATTACTCACCAAACACAGCCCTCCAAGCCATATTAattgtcgctgatttagtacaaagttgtactaaatcagCGGCATATAATATGGACCGGAGGGAGTAGTAAGATTTCTTTATCATACTATACGGTTAAGGGAAGGATTGGAATGCCTGCAGTTCAATTATTAATTGATCTTTGGAAATTGCTGCATCATCTTACCAGCATCATCAAAGTAGCAACCAATCCCCGTGGCAGATATTCCTACAGCATGCGCCTCAAGGTATAGAACTTGACCAAGAACACCTGTCTCCCAGAATAAACGAGGATACATCCATTCACCTTTGTCATCCAGCACAGGTTCAAATCGAGCGATCATCCCAAGGCTAAAGCATCCATGTGAGGCAATATCCTGCATCAAAAATCAGGAATGCATCATAAGAAAGGCCCAGAGCATGTAACCTCCCGTTCCATGATAAACTATAAAACTAATACTTTGAGTGTTCACATGAGCTCCACTAAATAATTACAACCAAAAAATAAATCCATATGACATCACAACTTGGCGGGTTCCCCTATCAAAGGATAACAGAACAAGGTTCGGCACCCTACGGTGCAAGAGaaacagagaaaggaaactaagCCAGAAACAAAAGCAGCTACATGCTACTTGAACTTGTATCATGACCTAGAGCTAAACAGACAAAAAGTGGCACCACATCTGAAGGTGGGAGATCAAGTTTCTGAACTTCGGCCACACAGGGACCCCATTGATCAGCATGATTGAGAAACAAAAGCAGCAGGAACCCAAACAATGTTCTTCGCTAAACAGAAGGTAGCCTCTACATACAGTTTGAGCATGGTAAAGACCATTCACAATAAATCAATGAAAAAATTATTAAGCAGCCATAAAGATATAATTATTGTGTTAAAAGAAGCCATAAGCAATAACAGTTGCTGTATTTGATCATATACCTGCATACATGATATCTGCATTGCCAACCTCTGGCAATCCCCTTTCATCAGCCTATAGAGTGGGAGGCCATCAGGGCATCCCTCTGGTCGAGCCCACTCGAAATCCTGTCTCATAGCATTTCGTAATGTATCAAAATGCTCCTCGTTCCTAACCAAGAAATACAGCCCCTTGGGCAGCCCTGAGACGCGGTGCACAAACAGTGCGGCGTGCACCTCTGCATCCCACGGCAACACACGAAATGGCAGAGCGCTCTGTGGTCCCTGTCGCTCCCCCGGGCTAAGCTCACCTGAAGGCAAACAATGCAGCAGTATCTGATAGAATTCTTCCTTCCCCATGACGTGTGTCCCGTCCATGTCAAccgcgctcctccgccgccgcaccACCTCCTGCGCCATGAGATCCTTATACGGCCCTTCCGACAATTTGGTGCTCGTGCTCCATGGGCTCACCAAGAAGCGCTCCCCAGGCATAGGTTGGTGTTTCTTGACAGCCTCTGCCGTCTTGTAGATGACATCCCACACCACATGATCCTTGCTGAGTGCATTCGCCTTGCCCACCCACTCCAACTCATCGAATTCCCTCAGAGCATCACTCATCCTCCCATAGTCCACCTCTGGTTCTTCTGAGCCCGCAGGGAACAACAGGAGAGCACAATCTGGGTGTTGCCTCTCCAGGCATGGCGCCGGCCCCTTCTTGCCACTTGCCATTTTGGTTTTGTCTGCAGGAGCAGGGGCAGGGCACCCTTTGTCAACCCCCACTAGCCTCCCAAGGTCCTGATCGGACAAGCCGTCGAGCAACCGGGCATCCCACCCAAGAGTGGCTGCGGCCAGGGCGACCGCGGCCAGCGCGTGGCCCACGTCGTGGTTGCAGTACCGCAGCGCCCGCTCGCCGTACTTCCAGGCCTCCCGCCAGAAGACGGACGACAGCGCGAGCACGGCGGTGGCCGGCGGCGGCAGGAGCGCCGAGCGGTCGCCGGCGGGCAGGGTGGCGCGGGCCTCGAGGAGGTGGTCGCGGGGCGCGTAGTGGGAGAGGACGAGGCGGCCGGGCGCCCGCGGGTCCTCGAACAGGACGTGGGCCTCGGTGGGGTGGAGGTTGCCGCTGCTGGGGTTGACGCGGAGGGACCAGGTGGACGCGCCGGCGGACTTCCAGGCGGAGAGGGCGAGCGAGTGGAAGAGGAGGTCGGAGAGGGAGTCGAGCGAgagcggccgcggcggcggcggcggcgcgtggaaGAGGGCCTGGTAGGGGACGgcggcggaggacgacgggggcGGCGGGTTGGGGAGAGGGGTGGCGGGGGAAGGGGGGAAGCGGAGGAAGGGGTTGGGCTGGTTGGCCCAGTCGAGGCGGCCCGGGCCGCGCGCGTAGCCGGCCGTCAGGCTGTGCTTGGTCCGGCAGTGGTACTCCGCCGCCGGTGAGGAGGACGGCGTCGCGGTGGGGGAAGCCGGGGCGGAGGACATGGCTACGCGGTGGACGGCAGGGAGGAGAGGAGCGACGCGGTGGACGGCGGGGAGGAGGGGAGCGGCGCGGCGTGGGGGGCGGTGGGAgcagcggcggaggaggagcaTTTCGGGTGGAAGACGTTTCCTCCGGTCCCGGGAGGGAAGGGGATGGAATGCTGGGGAAGGTTCGATTCGGCTCGGTGGATGGGCTGACTGGCAAAAGAATCCTGAAGGCCCAAAAGAAGCCCTAGCCCATCTAAGCTTTCCCCTTCTCTCAGTCTCGGCCTCTCCCTTGCCAGCCGCCTCGTGCCCTCGCCCTCTCCCTCCTATCTGcgactgcgccgccgccccctGTCCCAGCGTCGCTCGCTCCGGCATCCACCTGACCGACGCCTCGTTAGCATCGACTCCTAGACGACACTACGCAGAGATGGCGGCGAGGAGAGCCAGCGCCCGCGCGCGGCCCAACGTGCTGGTGACGGGGACGCCGGGGACGGGGAAGACGACGACGTGCTCCCTCCTCGCCGACGCCGCGGGCGTGGCGCACGTCAACATCGGCGACCTGGTCCGCGAGAAGGGCCTCCACGACGGCTGGGACGAGGACCTCGACTGCCACGTCATCAACGAGGACCTGGTATTCAGCCTCCTCCCCCCAAATCCTAAGTAGTAGTACACTTGCATCTGATTCATCTGtagggttttttttttttttttattTGAGCGTGAAATCGTCGGTTTCATTAACCACTTGGTGCAGCTAAATCACACACCAGAGTTTAGAAATTCAGCTAGCAGCTCACAGACCACATGAGAGTTTCAATTTTGTTCAATACGCAGATTGGGGATAtatgctactccctccgtaaagaaatataagagcgtttagatctcTTATGTTTCTTTCCAGAGGGAgtaaatattaaaatcatatatagATTATGATTATTTATGAAAATAGGACTCTTTAGGAATACTGATGAGGTGATAGAAACATGGAAAATAATGCATCTTAAACATGAACCTAGTCTGCTTCAGCCACCGCAACTTCAGTTTGAAGCTACCAATCTGATCCCTTCTTGGGTATCTTGAGCAAATGAAGCTTCAACTCTCTTGTAGTAGTTTCGTATGTATGTATTCCTGAGTGCAATACTTGCATCTCGATCGAACATTTCCTCTACCTCCTGCATCTCCATCTATCATGCCTACATGGTTCCACAAAGGCCTGTTTGTTGCCTAGATCATTTGCCGGCACATTCTAAAATAGTGTGAGGCACATACAGCATTAGTCATTATACAGCGAGAAGACCAATTGCAGTAAACAAGGACAAAGTTTCAAACTCACCATGGCTAAGGAAAGGTCACCTCTCGCATGGGAGATGGCTGAGAACTGAGACTGGCCGTGCTCTAATCTGGGCCAGGGAGGGAGTGGTGACAGTGCTTTGATCTGCAGGGTGAAGTACTAGATCAGTGGCAGCTAGTCTTTTCCTCCAGTTACCAGCCATAGCAAGCGAACAACACAACTGAAGGGAGGGAAACTTACCTGGGGCAGGGAGGGAGCTGCAGTGGCTCACATATCTGGGGGAGAGAGCGTCGAAGAAAAAACATTTGGATTACTATAGTACAGTCTTTGGTAGTAACAGAAGCACACATGAAACATATGTTTGTGCAAACAGTTGTTTTTCGTTGCTGCACAAGCTCAGCTTCTACAAGACGTATGATGTTGTTCAGGACTTCAAACTGTATTGCTTCATCTTCCATCTAATTGATCGGATGCACACCTGAGAAGCTCACACTTGTCATTAATTCCTCACACTGAAGATACAGAATACTGATTAAGCTAACACCTGTCATTAATTCCTCACACCGAAGATACAGAATACTGATTTGAGATAAAAATAATAGTGTTTTGCCAAATGATTGCTACAAGTTGAGAAACAAAAGAAATCTCTTGTGTTACGTTTTGTGAGTTTTATTGATATGCCATCTGAACCCAAATTTGACCAGCACTACCCTGTTGTATCTGAAGAAAAATGATGTGAACAATTTATTTTTCCGCATTGATATTGACAGTATATCTCATATCTGTTATTGGTTCAGAACAAACTTAATAATTCCTGCATCCGTGGTTACAGGTTTGTGATGAGCTTGAGGACAGGATGGAAGAAGGCGGTGTACTAGTAGATTATCACGGATGTGATTTCTTTCCAGAACGTTGGTTTGACCTTGTGGTCGTGCTTCAGACAGACAACTCAATTCTGCATGATCGCTTGACTAGCAGGTAATGTTTGTATCCAGCTCGGAACACCAGAGTGACCATCCTCCTGGAGCAAGCCAAAGTGATATGCCACGCTTATCTCTGACatgatttttttgttttgttcacagaGGCTACATGGGTGCCAAGCTCACAAACAACATAGAGTGCGAGATCTtccaggtgctcctggaggaggcGAGGGAGAGCTACAAGGAGGATATAGTGATGCCGCTGCGAAGCGACAGCGTCGAGGATATCAGCAGGAATGTAAGCACGTTGACGGAGTGGATAAACAACTGGAGACCATCACAGTGAGGTACCGGTTCGTCGTATGCTTTCCGTGTTGAGTTAGATTGTTGGGGGATTGTGTTGTGGATGGAGCCCATGGGGGCATGCTGACTGTAAATTAGCTGGTATGGTCGAGTTTTTTCATATTAAAAGTGTCATGTGTGATTTGAATTTGTACCGATAGAAAGATGGGCATTGCAGCATGAGTTGAATTTGTATTTTTTCGCTACTAGTGtatgttttcttcttcctttgagGTGCTTGGGAAGGCTACTCGGTGAGCAGCTAAGATTTGGATGCCAGTACTTTTATggctttttttttgaaaaaaaaatccctCCTAGAATCGTGGATCATACTTGACATGGTATACTACCTGTTTTTAAAACCCTTCGTGAAGGCCTGAACTCTCGTTTCAAAtgttactagcaagatgcccgtgcgttgcatggaacatcaaggtgcatttgtatgagtagtttatcttatgagagaaaaggatgaacgagggaaggccttatctgcaaatgtggagaggagtgtgcgt
The sequence above is a segment of the Aegilops tauschii subsp. strangulata cultivar AL8/78 chromosome 6, Aet v6.0, whole genome shotgun sequence genome. Coding sequences within it:
- the LOC109755112 gene encoding uncharacterized protein, with product MPERATLGQGAAAQSQIGGRGRGHEAAGKGEAETERRGKLRWARASFGPSGFFCQSAHPPSRIEPSPAFHPLPSRDRRKRLPPEMLLLRRCSHRPPRRAAPLLPAVHRVAPLLPAVHRVAMSSAPASPTATPSSSPAAEYHCRTKHSLTAGYARGPGRLDWANQPNPFLRFPPSPATPLPNPPPPSSSAAVPYQALFHAPPPPPRPLSLDSLSDLLFHSLALSAWKSAGASTWSLRVNPSSGNLHPTEAHVLFEDPRAPGRLVLSHYAPRDHLLEARATLPAGDRSALLPPPATAVLALSSVFWREAWKYGERALRYCNHDVGHALAAVALAAATLGWDARLLDGLSDQDLGRLVGVDKGCPAPAPADKTKMASGKKGPAPCLERQHPDCALLLFPAGSEEPEVDYGRMSDALREFDELEWVGKANALSKDHVVWDVIYKTAEAVKKHQPMPGERFLVSPWSTSTKLSEGPYKDLMAQEVVRRRRSAVDMDGTHVMGKEEFYQILLHCLPSGELSPGERQGPQSALPFRVLPWDAEVHAALFVHRVSGLPKGLYFLVRNEEHFDTLRNAMRQDFEWARPEGCPDGLPLYRLMKGDCQRLAMQISCMQDIASHGCFSLGMIARFEPVLDDKGEWMYPRLFWETGVLGQVLYLEAHAVGISATGIGCYFDDAVHEVLGLKDLEFQSLYHFTVGAPVVDKRIMSLPAYPGPGIDA
- the LOC109755113 gene encoding adenylate kinase isoenzyme 6 homolog, which produces MAARRASARARPNVLVTGTPGTGKTTTCSLLADAAGVAHVNIGDLVREKGLHDGWDEDLDCHVINEDLVCDELEDRMEEGGVLVDYHGCDFFPERWFDLVVVLQTDNSILHDRLTSRGYMGAKLTNNIECEIFQVLLEEARESYKEDIVMPLRSDSVEDISRNVSTLTEWINNWRPSQ